One genomic region from Sulfurimonas sp. hsl 1-7 encodes:
- the soxX gene encoding sulfur oxidation c-type cytochrome SoxX: protein MNKAVITSLLVGASLFAADYSKIIEHPDASKLIEKDLLAPATAYTMPKGCITTDSDAIARGEYIFHNLNGKKAKQNPPKGLSRKNSDGSEKQYGNCVACHNIEGAKGAGNIGPDLTKYKEYIIDTGARDAQFVYQKIADARIDNPNTHMTINLTTKLFTEKEICDITSYIMSEKK from the coding sequence ATGAATAAAGCAGTAATCACTTCGTTACTTGTCGGAGCTTCACTTTTTGCTGCTGATTACAGCAAGATTATTGAACATCCTGATGCAAGTAAACTGATAGAAAAAGATTTACTAGCACCTGCAACAGCTTATACAATGCCCAAAGGTTGTATAACTACTGATTCGGATGCAATTGCCAGAGGTGAATATATTTTCCATAATCTTAATGGAAAAAAAGCCAAACAAAACCCACCCAAAGGTCTCAGCAGAAAAAATAGTGACGGTTCGGAAAAACAGTACGGAAACTGTGTAGCGTGCCACAATATTGAAGGGGCTAAAGGGGCTGGAAACATCGGTCCGGATTTAACAAAATACAAAGAGTATATTATAGACACTGGTGCAAGAGATGCACAATTTGTTTATCAAAAAATTGCTGATGCTCGTATTGATAATCCAAACACACACATGACTATTAACTTAACAACAAAGTTATTTACAGAAAAAGAGATATGTGATATTACATCATACATCATGTCTGAAAAAAAATAA
- a CDS encoding DUF4209 domain-containing protein, protein MESINKKLNEFNASFQLQVYQRERMNVGEPDKVEGLTSLQKYELALNQDFLYIKDYRELKDSFLPWIDPEAFNISGEELVSYFKDRLTTQCSIDRIYLFNELILNFCEQKEKRSAAQGTLESSRKVLESKIANDDQLDLLLKLFARYIAISEKYKLNDEEFVQSFAGNLFSSINIEEHFYYTLNFFKHIFNSYKNKMFCYQQLVDVLNEFSSSSDKQLLSKSRDLQTTHAARLAQVYEKINDHKLKNYFYQKEIDNTLERCQEITNSNAMINQSVVMENIEYARKAESYKLKELKVLFKKFADYIAEHYDEFFQTISYDDMNKDLREFYEGAEEELMQESSVEEKLDYLLFYLFHTTYYSPQYEKHKKEEQQNGCSISDLFTPNRIDLKGYSYAPKDQALFSYFNMFDSLYNDLFLYLDYKFNWIVESAALLKEDVKNLENINDFKMQFTRAIESFCDQKYMEFMYISPTLIEVLLKQYLYQINGDILGGRTELVEKTLNQIIDELIDDENCYIDKNILRYISYIMVENAGMNMRNNILHGNYKDGYFHKKQAMYLYTILIYLIRYFANDQD, encoded by the coding sequence ATGGAATCAATAAATAAAAAGTTGAATGAGTTCAATGCTTCATTTCAACTGCAAGTGTATCAACGAGAAAGAATGAATGTTGGTGAACCTGATAAAGTTGAAGGATTAACTAGTTTACAGAAATATGAACTAGCTCTTAACCAAGATTTTTTATATATAAAGGATTATAGAGAGTTGAAGGATAGTTTTTTACCCTGGATTGATCCAGAGGCATTTAATATATCCGGAGAAGAACTTGTAAGTTATTTCAAGGACCGGCTTACTACACAATGTTCCATCGATCGAATTTATCTTTTCAATGAACTAATATTGAATTTTTGCGAACAAAAAGAGAAACGCTCTGCAGCTCAAGGCACATTAGAATCTTCAAGGAAAGTTCTTGAATCTAAAATAGCCAATGATGATCAGCTGGACTTACTATTAAAACTTTTTGCTAGATATATTGCCATCTCTGAAAAATACAAGCTCAATGATGAAGAGTTTGTTCAGAGCTTTGCAGGAAACCTGTTTTCAAGTATAAACATAGAAGAACATTTTTATTACACTCTCAACTTTTTCAAGCACATTTTTAATAGCTACAAAAACAAAATGTTTTGTTATCAGCAGCTCGTTGATGTGCTCAATGAGTTTTCTAGTTCATCTGATAAACAGCTTTTGAGTAAAAGTAGAGACCTTCAAACCACTCATGCAGCAAGATTGGCACAAGTTTATGAAAAAATAAATGATCACAAACTAAAGAATTATTTTTACCAAAAAGAGATTGATAATACTTTAGAACGTTGCCAAGAGATTACAAACAGTAATGCAATGATAAACCAGTCTGTAGTGATGGAAAATATAGAATATGCTAGAAAAGCAGAGTCCTACAAGTTAAAAGAGCTAAAGGTTTTGTTTAAAAAGTTTGCAGATTATATTGCAGAACATTATGATGAGTTTTTTCAAACTATTTCATATGATGATATGAACAAAGACCTTCGAGAATTTTACGAAGGTGCAGAAGAGGAACTTATGCAGGAAAGCTCTGTTGAGGAAAAACTCGATTATTTGCTGTTTTATTTATTTCACACAACTTACTACTCCCCTCAGTATGAAAAACACAAAAAAGAGGAACAACAAAACGGTTGTAGCATAAGTGATCTCTTTACACCAAACAGAATAGATCTAAAAGGGTACTCTTATGCCCCTAAAGACCAGGCTTTATTTTCATATTTTAATATGTTTGATTCACTTTATAATGACTTATTCCTATATTTAGATTATAAGTTCAATTGGATTGTCGAGTCTGCTGCTCTTCTGAAAGAGGACGTAAAGAATCTTGAAAACATAAACGATTTTAAAATGCAGTTTACAAGAGCAATAGAATCTTTTTGCGATCAGAAATATATGGAATTTATGTATATTTCACCGACATTAATTGAAGTGTTACTCAAACAATATCTTTACCAAATTAACGGAGATATTCTTGGTGGTAGAACAGAATTAGTGGAAAAAACACTTAACCAAATAATTGATGAATTGATAGATGATGAGAATTGTTATATTGATAAAAATATACTCCGGTACATATCTTATATTATGGTAGAAAATGCAGGAATGAATATGCGAAATAACATACTACATGGAAATTATAAAGATGGATATTTTCATAAAAAACAAGCAATGTATTTATACACTATTTTGATTTACCTGATTCGATATTTTGCAAATGATCAAGATTGA
- a CDS encoding DUF255 domain-containing protein, with protein sequence MGRISKLFVSLLLLGTSLEALEWVSYNQALKIQKQTHQPIMLDVMRTDCHYCIDMEKKVFQDDTMAKWIAQRFIPVKINLDTDAMPINQTVTFTPTFFFLDGQGKIIKKIPGSWNIQDFKDLTKGIK encoded by the coding sequence ATGGGAAGAATAAGCAAACTCTTTGTGTCATTACTACTCTTAGGTACTTCACTAGAAGCACTGGAATGGGTAAGCTACAACCAAGCACTAAAGATCCAAAAACAGACACATCAGCCAATCATGCTTGATGTGATGAGAACGGACTGCCACTACTGTATTGACATGGAAAAAAAAGTATTTCAAGATGATACAATGGCTAAGTGGATTGCACAAAGATTTATACCGGTTAAAATCAATCTTGACACCGATGCCATGCCCATCAATCAAACTGTAACGTTCACCCCTACGTTCTTTTTTTTGGATGGGCAAGGTAAAATAATAAAAAAAATTCCTGGTTCTTGGAATATACAAGACTTTAAAGATTTAACAAAGGGGATCAAATGA
- a CDS encoding DsrE family protein, with translation MIRTIILIFLLQVVSYADTIFAEPAPSIMEPRQIVFSINRGDDETIHHVLSSANNVLKYYGPEKVHMRIVAYYHGLRALLKKEKDIAVRIDALQQYDVEFVACENTMKTKHIKKEELIDDVEIVTAGIVEITERVKEGWIYIVP, from the coding sequence ATGATACGAACAATTATACTTATTTTTTTACTTCAGGTAGTTAGTTATGCAGACACTATCTTTGCAGAGCCGGCACCTTCGATCATGGAACCTAGACAAATTGTCTTTTCAATAAACAGAGGGGATGATGAAACCATTCATCATGTACTGAGTTCTGCCAACAATGTTTTGAAATATTATGGTCCGGAAAAAGTACATATGAGAATAGTTGCCTACTATCATGGACTCAGAGCTTTACTTAAAAAAGAGAAAGATATTGCTGTACGTATCGATGCACTACAACAATACGATGTTGAGTTTGTAGCGTGTGAAAACACTATGAAAACAAAACATATTAAAAAAGAGGAACTTATCGATGATGTTGAAATTGTAACAGCAGGCATTGTCGAAATAACAGAACGTGTAAAAGAGGGTTGGATATACATCGTCCCGTAA
- the soxY gene encoding thiosulfate oxidation carrier protein SoxY, with amino-acid sequence MQRRDFFKKIGSVTAVAAVMPVMSFAADAKPVSPNKMSYETALNAITNGKTPKKSNKVSLKVPEIAENGAVVPVTVNVESPMTENDYVKSIHVLNTKNGNSRCIDVNLTPANGKAMFSTRIKLGGTQDVVAVVELSNGEFLIASQNVKVTIGGCG; translated from the coding sequence ATGCAAAGAAGAGATTTTTTTAAAAAAATAGGAAGCGTAACAGCAGTTGCGGCAGTAATGCCGGTAATGAGTTTTGCAGCAGATGCAAAGCCGGTAAGTCCAAACAAGATGAGTTACGAAACGGCACTTAATGCGATCACAAACGGAAAAACTCCGAAAAAATCAAATAAAGTATCGCTAAAAGTTCCTGAGATTGCAGAAAACGGAGCTGTTGTTCCTGTAACTGTAAATGTTGAGTCTCCAATGACTGAAAATGATTATGTAAAAAGTATCCATGTTTTAAATACTAAAAACGGAAACTCTCGTTGTATCGATGTTAATTTAACACCGGCAAACGGTAAAGCTATGTTTTCTACTCGTATTAAACTAGGCGGTACTCAAGATGTTGTTGCTGTAGTAGAACTTAGTAACGGTGAATTCCTTATAGCTTCACAAAATGTAAAAGTTACTATCGGTGGTTGTGGTTGA
- a CDS encoding OprD family outer membrane porin → MKLVKMSLIAALTCGAFVAASADDAKPKRELKGNMMEVYNVLPGTANSITEAFTDGVFYGRLRMNAFKWDWKDVDSDNKAFGIGGSMIYKTAAYEGLSATAGLYYSDSPFESLRQDEADIGDTKAGKDTFSRYNVFTTGDWSMASLAQAYLQYDISKTSVRVGRQIFESFLTKSNDTRMIPNTFNGLVVANKDLPQTRIRGAYFLTQKLRDHTTFHDPLTYDDRDTANKSQWNGNDDSAVHKGLSFTNFKAAGEDTEHDLIVVDLQNKSIENLQVDVTYGGVPGVISSLTGELNYKVDLGDGYSLTPGVRYMKQFDNGGGEIGGACLKGGLAGQTGNVDGYKDAASLDSSLAMARLVLKKGPLKAQIAYSAVEDAADIVAPWRGFPTGGYTRAMAQYNWYANTKTTAAEVKYDFSKAKMVPGLTAMVRYAMQDFDEAKQTAGVQADSNILHVDLIEKFTPDLYAKVRVGMVNADDRVGSTDKDSYNEYRFELNYLF, encoded by the coding sequence ATGAAATTAGTAAAAATGAGTCTAATTGCTGCATTAACTTGTGGTGCTTTTGTAGCTGCTTCAGCAGATGATGCAAAACCAAAACGTGAACTAAAAGGGAACATGATGGAGGTATACAATGTACTTCCTGGAACTGCAAATAGTATTACTGAGGCTTTTACAGATGGTGTATTTTACGGCCGTTTAAGAATGAATGCATTCAAATGGGATTGGAAAGATGTAGATTCAGATAATAAAGCGTTTGGTATCGGTGGTTCTATGATCTATAAAACTGCTGCATATGAAGGCCTCAGTGCAACTGCAGGTTTATACTACTCTGACTCTCCATTTGAATCTCTTCGCCAAGATGAGGCTGATATAGGTGATACAAAAGCAGGTAAAGATACATTCAGCCGTTACAATGTTTTTACTACAGGTGACTGGTCAATGGCTTCACTTGCACAAGCGTATCTTCAATACGATATTTCAAAAACCTCTGTTAGAGTTGGTCGTCAAATTTTTGAATCGTTTTTAACAAAATCAAATGATACAAGAATGATTCCAAATACATTTAACGGTCTTGTAGTTGCAAACAAAGATCTTCCACAAACAAGAATTCGCGGTGCATATTTCTTAACACAGAAGCTTCGTGATCATACAACATTCCATGATCCGCTTACTTATGATGATAGAGACACAGCTAATAAATCACAGTGGAACGGTAATGATGACTCAGCTGTACACAAAGGTTTAAGTTTTACAAATTTTAAAGCAGCGGGTGAAGATACAGAGCATGATCTCATCGTTGTTGATTTACAAAACAAGTCAATTGAAAACCTTCAAGTTGATGTAACTTACGGTGGTGTTCCTGGTGTTATTTCATCATTAACTGGTGAATTAAACTATAAAGTTGATCTAGGTGACGGGTATTCTTTAACACCGGGTGTACGTTACATGAAGCAGTTTGATAACGGCGGTGGTGAAATCGGAGGTGCTTGTCTAAAAGGTGGTTTAGCGGGTCAAACAGGTAATGTTGATGGCTATAAAGATGCGGCTTCACTGGACTCTTCACTCGCTATGGCTCGTTTAGTACTTAAAAAAGGTCCTTTAAAAGCCCAAATCGCTTACTCTGCGGTTGAAGATGCAGCGGATATCGTAGCACCTTGGCGTGGATTCCCGACTGGTGGATATACTCGTGCAATGGCTCAGTATAACTGGTATGCAAATACTAAAACAACTGCTGCAGAAGTAAAATATGACTTCAGTAAAGCGAAAATGGTTCCGGGACTTACTGCAATGGTACGTTATGCAATGCAAGACTTTGATGAAGCAAAACAAACTGCAGGTGTGCAAGCTGACAGCAACATCTTACATGTCGATCTAATTGAAAAATTCACTCCTGATCTTTATGCTAAAGTACGTGTAGGTATGGTAAATGCAGATGATAGAGTTGGAAGTACAGACAAAGACTCTTACAACGAATACCGTTTTGAGTTAAACTACCTATTTTAA
- a CDS encoding MBL fold metallo-hydrolase — MKLLLVVLNLIFIPLLLAFEYKIQPQKVSSEIYCFFGAPQAINKDNNGNMVNSCFVDMGESYLVIDSGPTYNYAKEVYGVMKTIKDQPIAYVINTHAHDDHWLGNSYYKKLGVDIIGSAQFKNEAKVEVTRMQRNVTKEAYENTTQEFPNLFVEDKQTLTINKKTVIFSRVHDKAHSSSDLLVYIPSKSALFAGDLVFNDRVPSLRDGNINRWIEELSKMKEGTYTYIIGGHGSLVDKHSIDITYEYLVTLKEELVSALDEGLGIDDAVNSIVMEKFKDIAMYDVLHRQNVETAYRTLEWEE, encoded by the coding sequence ATGAAATTATTGCTTGTGGTGCTAAACTTAATTTTCATCCCCCTTCTCCTTGCTTTTGAATATAAAATTCAACCCCAAAAGGTAAGTAGTGAAATCTACTGCTTTTTTGGTGCGCCGCAGGCAATAAACAAAGATAACAACGGTAACATGGTAAACTCTTGCTTTGTAGATATGGGCGAAAGTTACCTTGTTATTGACAGTGGACCGACATACAACTATGCAAAAGAGGTATACGGTGTAATGAAAACAATCAAGGATCAACCTATTGCATATGTGATCAATACACATGCACACGATGACCATTGGTTAGGAAACAGTTACTATAAAAAATTAGGTGTAGATATCATCGGTTCTGCACAGTTTAAAAATGAAGCGAAAGTTGAAGTAACAAGAATGCAAAGAAACGTTACAAAAGAGGCTTATGAGAACACTACTCAGGAGTTTCCAAATCTCTTTGTAGAAGACAAACAAACACTTACTATCAACAAAAAAACAGTGATTTTCAGTCGTGTACACGACAAAGCTCACTCAAGCAGTGATCTTTTAGTTTACATTCCAAGCAAATCTGCTCTTTTTGCAGGTGACCTTGTTTTTAATGACAGAGTGCCCTCACTTCGTGACGGTAATATAAATCGTTGGATCGAGGAACTCTCTAAGATGAAAGAGGGAACTTATACTTATATTATAGGCGGGCACGGCTCACTGGTAGATAAACACTCAATAGATATAACATATGAATATCTCGTAACACTCAAAGAGGAGTTAGTTTCTGCTCTTGATGAGGGTCTGGGAATTGATGATGCCGTTAATAGTATTGTGATGGAGAAGTTCAAAGATATCGCAATGTATGATGTGCTCCATAGACAAAATGTTGAAACAGCGTATAGGACTTTAGAATGGGAAGAATAA
- the soxA gene encoding sulfur oxidation c-type cytochrome SoxA translates to MKTGIKIALSIAMLSSLSFGGEQFAMSDADRAMYAEMSENNPADIMVADGESYMEELGGDAAFAKYLGVSEDNLPSYIAGFPRYIKKFDMVVGLDQVVQAMMHDQGKKPYTLKSAEMFSLLAYIKSLANGEKINIDVNANPQMKEAYALGEKTFMTKRGGRGLACYSCHSPDIIGTVLRTQPLPELGHPGNAAAATWPAYRMTKSSLRTLQRRFQGCMQNALLAVIPLGSKEMVALEVYLTDKAKDSEIAIPGLKR, encoded by the coding sequence ATGAAAACAGGTATTAAAATAGCTCTTAGTATTGCAATGCTCTCTTCATTATCTTTTGGTGGTGAACAGTTTGCAATGAGCGATGCAGACCGCGCAATGTATGCAGAGATGTCGGAAAACAATCCTGCAGACATTATGGTTGCAGACGGTGAAAGTTATATGGAAGAGTTAGGCGGAGATGCTGCATTTGCAAAGTATCTTGGTGTAAGCGAAGATAATCTTCCATCATACATAGCGGGATTTCCTCGTTATATAAAGAAGTTCGACATGGTTGTTGGACTTGACCAAGTTGTTCAGGCAATGATGCACGATCAAGGGAAAAAGCCTTATACACTTAAAAGTGCAGAGATGTTTTCTCTATTAGCATATATAAAATCTCTTGCTAACGGTGAAAAAATCAATATCGATGTAAATGCAAACCCGCAAATGAAAGAAGCTTATGCGCTTGGTGAAAAAACTTTCATGACAAAACGCGGTGGGCGTGGACTGGCTTGTTACTCTTGCCATTCTCCGGATATTATAGGTACGGTTTTACGTACACAACCTCTTCCAGAGCTTGGTCATCCGGGAAATGCAGCAGCAGCTACATGGCCGGCATATAGAATGACAAAGTCATCTCTAAGAACATTGCAACGTCGTTTTCAAGGATGTATGCAAAATGCACTTTTAGCCGTTATCCCTCTCGGTTCTAAAGAGATGGTAGCACTGGAAGTGTATCTGACTGATAAAGCTAAGGATAGTGAGATAGCTATTCCCGGTTTAAAAAGATAA
- the soxZ gene encoding thiosulfate oxidation carrier complex protein SoxZ, translating to MAERKSLIKIKPKRYKDGEIVKVSFMVMHPMDTGMGKDKKTKEIIPAKYINSVKFVYNGKEITNMTVWESLSVNPVFTTYMKINGKGNLTITYTDNTGEVHETTKKIKPKG from the coding sequence ATGGCAGAAAGAAAATCACTCATTAAAATTAAACCGAAAAGATATAAAGACGGTGAGATAGTTAAAGTTAGTTTCATGGTAATGCACCCAATGGATACAGGAATGGGGAAAGATAAAAAAACAAAAGAGATCATCCCTGCAAAATACATTAACAGTGTAAAGTTTGTTTACAACGGTAAAGAGATCACAAACATGACTGTTTGGGAATCACTTTCAGTTAATCCGGTATTTACAACATACATGAAGATTAACGGTAAAGGTAACCTTACTATTACATATACAGATAACACTGGTGAAGTTCACGAGACAACTAAAAAGATTAAGCCAAAAGGATAA
- the soxB gene encoding thiosulfohydrolase SoxB: protein MEISRRDFMHIAAIFGLGAVAAGCTTSALKTPNQISLKDIYDFNAKGNVTLLHMCDLHAHIKPLYWREPSTLISAPNLVGTPGFLCGEAFAKHYGLEPSSLDAYFDTYIDFEALAKKFGKMGGVAHMKTYLDRVRAERGNENVLFLDSGDTWQGTGVALKTDGEAIVKAQNYLGVDVMVGHWEFTYGKEQVKNLIEQLDAKFISQNIIGDDPFSDEYEELIFEPYTIEERGGAKIGIIGQSFPFTSTANPKEFTQGWSFGLRLDTLQEYVNELRDEHKVDCVVVLSHDGFSVDQEVARKVHGIDFILSGHTHDPSPKPITINGTVIVIAGSHGKYIGRLDIDTKDGKVNGYEYKLVPIASNMIPADPEGVKLIDELYKPFEAEFNEVLGQTKNILYKRDTFFSTFDQLINDAIMDEMKCDISFTPGYRWGTTVLAGDDILMENVYEMCGITYPNVYTFELKGAKIATLLEDIADNVFNANPLYQQGGDMSRLGGVTYSIAVANKAGQRISNLKVGGKPIDLEKTYVVSSWGGNLQNAGANLRKDKIRPVYDVVRDYVKRQKVVDVSNEGNVTLVDYNCGCPTKGSRGC from the coding sequence ATGGAAATATCTAGAAGAGACTTTATGCATATTGCAGCCATTTTTGGTCTTGGTGCTGTTGCTGCAGGTTGTACTACCTCAGCACTAAAAACACCAAATCAGATATCGTTAAAAGATATCTATGACTTTAATGCAAAAGGGAATGTAACACTTCTGCATATGTGTGACCTGCATGCCCATATAAAACCGCTTTATTGGAGAGAGCCGTCAACTTTGATCTCAGCTCCTAATCTAGTTGGTACTCCGGGATTCTTATGTGGTGAAGCATTTGCAAAGCACTACGGACTTGAACCAAGTAGCCTTGATGCGTATTTCGATACATATATCGACTTTGAAGCACTAGCTAAAAAGTTCGGGAAAATGGGTGGTGTTGCACATATGAAAACATACCTAGATCGTGTACGTGCAGAGCGTGGGAATGAAAATGTTTTATTTTTAGACTCGGGTGATACATGGCAAGGTACTGGTGTTGCGCTTAAAACTGACGGTGAAGCGATCGTTAAAGCACAAAACTATCTTGGTGTTGACGTAATGGTTGGTCACTGGGAATTTACTTACGGTAAAGAGCAAGTAAAAAATCTGATCGAGCAACTTGATGCGAAATTTATTTCTCAAAACATTATCGGAGACGATCCATTCTCGGATGAGTATGAAGAACTAATTTTTGAACCATACACTATTGAAGAGCGTGGCGGAGCAAAAATCGGTATTATCGGTCAATCGTTCCCGTTCACTTCAACTGCGAACCCTAAAGAGTTTACACAAGGGTGGAGTTTCGGTTTAAGACTTGATACGCTTCAAGAGTATGTAAATGAGTTAAGAGATGAGCATAAAGTTGACTGTGTAGTTGTACTATCACACGACGGTTTCAGCGTGGATCAAGAGGTAGCTCGTAAAGTTCACGGTATCGACTTTATTTTAAGTGGACATACACATGACCCTTCACCAAAACCTATCACTATCAACGGTACGGTAATCGTAATCGCAGGTAGTCACGGGAAATATATTGGTCGTTTAGACATTGATACAAAAGATGGAAAAGTAAACGGATATGAGTACAAACTGGTTCCTATCGCTTCAAATATGATCCCTGCAGATCCAGAAGGTGTAAAACTGATCGATGAGCTTTACAAACCGTTTGAAGCAGAATTCAATGAAGTTCTAGGTCAGACAAAAAACATTTTATACAAAAGAGATACTTTCTTCTCAACATTTGATCAGCTGATCAACGATGCGATCATGGATGAAATGAAATGTGACATCTCATTCACACCGGGTTATAGATGGGGTACTACCGTTTTAGCAGGTGATGATATCTTAATGGAAAACGTTTACGAGATGTGTGGTATCACGTACCCGAATGTTTATACATTTGAGTTAAAGGGTGCAAAAATCGCTACATTACTAGAAGATATTGCAGATAATGTATTTAATGCAAATCCTCTTTACCAACAAGGTGGAGATATGAGTCGTTTAGGCGGTGTTACTTACAGTATTGCCGTAGCAAATAAAGCGGGTCAAAGAATATCGAATCTTAAAGTAGGAGGTAAACCAATAGATCTAGAAAAAACTTATGTAGTTTCTTCATGGGGAGGGAACTTACAAAATGCAGGAGCCAACTTACGTAAAGATAAGATCAGACCTGTATACGACGTTGTAAGAGATTATGTGAAACGTCAAAAAGTGGTTGATGTTAGTAATGAGGGGAATGTAACACTCGTAGATTATAACTGCGGATGTCCTACAAAAGGCTCTAGAGGCTGTTAG
- a CDS encoding sensor histidine kinase yields MNDNKYSAKYALIYTTLVSIILLAPLVYYTIYMKNIYSIQNELSLKKKSLLVIQAMQEYDQADDYFEYPRFTTFDSGLYGENFQPIFTLIKKPMPYFKKGYYLNNQEAFLVVKLPKERYFGAHYLVLHNTISFAPVYEKVLLILTSIVILIFISSIFFLKTFAKPFQRLNQQLDTFIKDSMHEINTPLAIINVNIDLYNRKYEQNKYLRRMKAATKVLSNIYNDMDYLIKHERLNYEKKDLNLKQFLQERIEYFEEVAAMKDITINSSLRDCGTIYMNDKQLQRLIDNNISNAIKYSYDNSQIEIRLYLQNDTCILEFQDYGVGIQKVEKIFSRYYRENNNKGGFGIGLNIVKSIINEENIELQITSTPKKGSLFRYIFPSSLHKKI; encoded by the coding sequence TTGAACGATAACAAGTATTCGGCAAAGTACGCACTCATCTATACAACGCTTGTAAGTATTATTTTACTTGCACCGCTTGTTTACTATACTATATACATGAAAAACATCTACTCTATCCAGAATGAGCTTTCTCTGAAAAAAAAATCTTTACTTGTTATTCAAGCTATGCAAGAGTATGACCAAGCAGATGACTACTTTGAGTATCCACGTTTTACAACTTTTGATTCCGGTTTATACGGTGAAAACTTTCAGCCCATATTTACCCTCATCAAAAAACCGATGCCTTACTTTAAAAAAGGGTATTATTTAAACAATCAAGAGGCTTTTCTTGTCGTAAAACTTCCAAAAGAGAGATACTTCGGTGCACATTATCTCGTACTGCACAATACAATCTCTTTTGCACCCGTATATGAAAAAGTACTGTTAATTCTGACAAGTATAGTTATCTTGATTTTTATCTCAAGTATCTTTTTCTTAAAAACCTTTGCAAAACCTTTTCAAAGACTCAACCAGCAACTCGATACTTTTATTAAAGATTCTATGCATGAGATCAACACCCCTCTGGCTATCATAAATGTAAATATTGACTTATACAACAGAAAGTATGAACAAAATAAATATCTCAGAAGAATGAAAGCCGCTACAAAAGTACTCTCAAATATCTATAACGATATGGATTACCTTATCAAACATGAGCGACTCAACTATGAGAAAAAAGATTTAAATCTAAAACAGTTTTTACAAGAGAGGATAGAGTACTTCGAGGAAGTAGCAGCTATGAAAGATATAACTATTAACTCCTCTTTAAGAGATTGCGGAACTATTTATATGAATGATAAACAGTTACAAAGACTTATAGACAACAATATATCCAACGCAATCAAATACTCTTATGATAACTCTCAAATCGAAATACGCCTCTATCTACAAAACGATACATGCATATTAGAGTTTCAAGATTACGGTGTAGGAATCCAAAAAGTTGAAAAAATTTTTAGCAGATATTATAGAGAAAACAACAACAAAGGCGGTTTCGGTATAGGTCTAAACATAGTAAAATCTATTATTAACGAAGAAAATATAGAGCTTCAAATCACCTCTACACCGAAGAAGGGAAGCCTTTTTAGATACATCTTTCCATCATCTCTACATAAAAAAATCTAA